One stretch of Candidatus Baltobacteraceae bacterium DNA includes these proteins:
- a CDS encoding ComEC/Rec2 family competence protein: protein MRAPLVIPALLVLDAIVVARDCSFTPVLVLALLAALALACKSRAHWVTACAIACGLVLGTYRGAPSQLDHEIEHTRLSGVVVSDVLSQPWGDSLEVRSSGRLRYALSVHEHVMPGEHVIAAGRLEPFDVPRNPGEPSSRDFARERGLSARLVDAHVVARAPPSNDIESLPARLRAYAGSSLHRFLGEPDATILAGMLYGARGALPPELRVEFQDTGTVHVLVTAGLHLGVVAALVAFVFSRAGLGRVAASLSAIPLVWMYATLSGGHVPSLRAAVMVTVALVARACGERALSLNTLAVAAIAVAAIWPAWVGGASFALSFSCVTAIVLFAEPIAAWLEHVRIPGIFREPLALTFATQLGVWPLTASTFLVIAPYAPLANLFVVPVVGVAMLGGIALIAVTPLPGLAALVARIESWPLAWIESTVHLTAHLPFAHVIATPPPAWTLAVYDLAMIAVGALVRASALRR from the coding sequence GTGATTCCGGCACTTCTCGTCCTCGATGCGATCGTCGTTGCGCGCGACTGCTCGTTCACGCCTGTGTTGGTGCTTGCGTTGCTCGCCGCGCTCGCATTGGCGTGCAAGTCACGTGCGCACTGGGTCACAGCGTGCGCAATTGCCTGCGGACTGGTGCTCGGTACATATCGCGGTGCACCGTCGCAGCTCGATCACGAGATCGAACACACGCGCCTGAGCGGTGTCGTTGTTTCCGACGTCCTCTCGCAACCTTGGGGCGATTCGCTCGAGGTGCGCTCTTCCGGCCGTCTACGCTACGCGCTTAGCGTGCACGAGCACGTTATGCCCGGCGAGCACGTCATTGCGGCCGGCCGTCTGGAGCCATTCGATGTGCCTCGCAATCCCGGCGAACCGTCTTCACGTGATTTTGCGCGCGAACGCGGGCTCTCAGCGCGGCTCGTCGACGCACACGTCGTGGCGCGCGCACCGCCAAGTAACGACATCGAATCGCTGCCGGCACGTCTGCGCGCGTATGCCGGAAGCTCGTTGCATCGTTTTCTCGGCGAGCCCGACGCGACGATTCTCGCTGGGATGCTATACGGCGCGCGCGGTGCGCTCCCGCCCGAACTGCGCGTCGAATTTCAAGACACCGGAACCGTCCATGTGCTCGTCACCGCGGGCTTGCACTTGGGCGTCGTCGCTGCGCTCGTCGCATTTGTCTTCTCGCGTGCCGGCCTGGGGCGCGTCGCAGCGTCTCTGAGCGCGATCCCGCTCGTGTGGATGTACGCGACGCTCAGCGGCGGTCATGTTCCATCGCTGCGCGCCGCGGTGATGGTCACCGTCGCGCTCGTCGCGCGGGCTTGCGGCGAACGTGCGCTTTCCCTCAACACCCTCGCGGTCGCCGCAATTGCGGTAGCCGCAATCTGGCCGGCCTGGGTCGGCGGCGCATCGTTCGCGCTGTCGTTCTCGTGCGTGACCGCAATCGTGCTCTTCGCAGAACCAATCGCTGCCTGGCTCGAGCATGTACGCATCCCCGGAATTTTTCGTGAACCGCTCGCGCTCACGTTCGCGACACAGCTCGGTGTCTGGCCGCTGACGGCGTCGACGTTTCTGGTTATCGCGCCCTATGCGCCGCTCGCAAATCTTTTCGTCGTGCCGGTCGTCGGCGTCGCGATGCTGGGCGGAATCGCACTCATTGCAGTGACGCCCTTACCTGGACTTGCCGCCCTCGTCGCGCGTATCGAAAGCTGGCCACTCGCATGGATTGAAAGCACCGTCCATCTCACCGCGCACTTGCCGTTTGCGCACGTGATCGCAACGCCGCCGCCGGCGTGGACCCTTGCCGTCTACGATCTCGCGATGATCGCGGTAGGAGCACTCGTGCGCGCTAGCGCGTTACGACGATGA